The proteins below are encoded in one region of Fervidicoccaceae archaeon:
- a CDS encoding ABC transporter permease translates to MGFASFLARRLVTFVPTVLGVLLLTYLIAYAVPADPVRAWAGEKVRNPEALQQIREKYKFDAPWYEQFSFLLKQLLTMNLEDPVRSKNVFDELGYRFPVTVQLALVAFAFLVLISLPLGVIAALRKDTAVDFFVRFLALFGSSMPSFVLYYFMILLLFVRYHTTYMAGIPTYSTRCALWLDSLPSSYPILGHVLSYIGAVPMFGAAMCGEWDVVGYTLRRFYLPGLALALLGGGFVARIVRNSFLDALGSEHVLFAKARGLKKWRIWRHVFKNAMIPVVTVLGLQLGGLLSGAVIAEYVFNIPGLGRYMYESVLNLNYPAIIASTFVFALVYVVINLAVDILYALIDPRIRY, encoded by the coding sequence GTGGGCTTCGCGTCATTCCTAGCGCGCAGGCTCGTTACCTTCGTGCCGACCGTGCTCGGGGTGCTGTTATTGACTTACCTCATCGCTTACGCCGTGCCAGCCGACCCGGTGCGAGCATGGGCGGGAGAGAAGGTGAGGAACCCAGAGGCTTTGCAGCAGATCCGCGAAAAGTACAAGTTCGACGCTCCGTGGTACGAACAGTTCTCGTTTCTACTTAAGCAGCTCCTCACGATGAATTTGGAAGACCCCGTCAGATCTAAGAACGTCTTCGATGAGCTCGGCTATCGGTTTCCGGTGACGGTTCAACTAGCTCTCGTCGCCTTCGCATTTCTAGTTCTCATCTCGTTGCCGCTCGGCGTGATCGCTGCTTTGAGGAAGGACACGGCCGTGGACTTCTTCGTGAGATTTCTCGCGTTGTTTGGGAGCTCCATGCCCTCCTTCGTCCTCTATTACTTCATGATATTGCTGCTGTTCGTTCGCTACCATACGACCTACATGGCAGGCATACCAACTTACTCCACTCGCTGCGCGCTTTGGCTCGATAGCCTACCATCGTCGTACCCCATATTGGGCCACGTGCTCAGCTACATCGGAGCCGTGCCGATGTTTGGAGCTGCTATGTGCGGGGAGTGGGACGTAGTGGGCTACACGTTGAGGAGATTCTACTTGCCCGGGCTCGCTCTAGCTCTCCTCGGAGGAGGCTTCGTGGCCAGGATAGTGCGAAACAGCTTCCTAGACGCGTTAGGCTCGGAGCATGTGCTCTTTGCGAAGGCGAGAGGGCTCAAGAAGTGGAGGATCTGGAGGCACGTTTTCAAAAATGCGATGATACCCGTGGTGACGGTGCTGGGTCTACAGCTGGGAGGCCTCCTCTCGGGAGCCGTGATAGCTGAGTACGTCTTCAATATACCCGGGCTCGGGAGATACATGTACGAGTCCGTGTTGAACTTAAATTACCCCGCCATAATCGCGTCGACATTCGTCTTCGCGTTAGTCTATGTGGTGATAAACTTAGCGGTGGACATACTCTACGCGCTCATAGATCCTCGGATAAGATACTGA
- a CDS encoding ARMT1-like domain-containing protein, with product MRLRELIECAERDGALPSLVSLFLRRAAAIFESESELTKLATKLYRELISLAPCVVESHRARKRESIREALLRLGAYSARLETLRGEKRFAAAVRVALAGNLLDSGVAGHEPSWIEPNEVEVSELEIDHVPELYRLVSRGLKVLYLLDNAGEAVFDSLLVEEMTKLGCEVVAAVKSEPGFQNDVTINDVKETPLKSLFPTVVETGTNASSVHLDEVSAEFLEELRSCNIVVAKGMSHYEYLTEIHVGRPVFHLLVAKCDVVARSLGVQRGSFVAMVRL from the coding sequence GTGAGGCTGAGGGAGCTGATTGAGTGCGCAGAGCGCGACGGAGCCCTCCCCTCGCTCGTCTCACTCTTTCTCCGCAGAGCCGCAGCGATCTTCGAGAGCGAGAGCGAGTTGACCAAGCTGGCCACCAAGCTCTATAGAGAGCTGATCTCGTTGGCTCCCTGTGTGGTGGAAAGCCACAGAGCCCGCAAGCGCGAGTCCATAAGAGAGGCCCTCTTGCGTCTTGGCGCCTACTCGGCGCGATTGGAGACGCTCCGAGGTGAGAAGAGATTCGCCGCGGCGGTCCGAGTAGCGTTAGCGGGGAATCTCTTAGACTCGGGGGTCGCGGGCCACGAGCCTTCGTGGATCGAGCCCAATGAGGTCGAGGTCTCGGAGCTCGAGATAGATCACGTGCCGGAGCTCTATCGATTGGTCTCTCGGGGACTCAAGGTACTATATCTGCTCGATAACGCCGGCGAAGCGGTTTTCGACTCGCTGCTAGTGGAGGAGATGACTAAGCTAGGCTGCGAGGTCGTCGCGGCGGTCAAGAGCGAGCCCGGCTTTCAGAACGACGTCACGATAAACGACGTCAAAGAGACGCCTCTCAAGAGCCTCTTCCCCACCGTCGTCGAGACGGGGACTAACGCATCGAGCGTACACCTCGACGAGGTTTCGGCCGAATTCCTCGAGGAGCTCCGCTCGTGCAACATCGTCGTGGCCAAAGGGATGTCTCACTACGAGTACTTGACCGAGATCCATGTGGGCAGACCAGTCTTCCACCTGCTAGTGGCGAAGTGCGACGTAGTCGCTCGAAGCCTCGGCGTGCAGCGCGGGAGTTTCGTCGCAATGGTGAGACTATGA
- a CDS encoding TrpB-like pyridoxal phosphate-dependent enzyme, producing the protein MSSGRGASRAPMGLGWLGRPLLRASQREDLLPDAWYNIVPDLPRPLPPLLKPNGDIVRPRELERLFAKELVSQEFSDSRSIAIPSEVRQCLLELGRPTPLLRATRLEKFLDTPAKIFYKYEGVLPTGSHKINTAVPQAFYNAAEGVERLVTETGAGQWGSALSLAGALFGVKVRVYMVRSSYEQKPYRRVLMEVYGAEVLPSPSEKTSFGRSLLASDPNHPGSLGIAIAEAIEDVLSDERARYSLGSVLNHVLLHQTVIGLEAAAQMTELGEYPDYVVGCVGGGSNFAGLAYPFMRERLSGKSDTRFVAVEPKACPSMTRGVYAYDHGDSAGLTPLIKMHTLGHKYRVPPLHAGGLRYHGVAPTLSVLVEEGYVKPVAYHQTEVFEAAVTFARCEGIVPAPESAHAVKAVIDIALRAKHDRESVSVLFNLSGHGLLDLSGYNDFASGRLADFEPSEIDLSYLPKLPG; encoded by the coding sequence TTGAGCTCCGGGCGAGGTGCATCTCGTGCGCCGATGGGGCTAGGCTGGCTCGGGCGCCCGCTTCTCAGAGCATCGCAGAGAGAGGACCTTCTCCCCGACGCCTGGTACAACATAGTTCCCGACCTCCCGAGGCCTCTACCCCCACTTTTGAAGCCTAACGGCGATATCGTGCGACCGAGAGAGCTTGAGAGACTCTTCGCTAAGGAGCTGGTCTCCCAGGAGTTCAGCGATAGTAGAAGCATCGCTATCCCGAGCGAGGTGCGCCAGTGCCTGCTAGAGCTCGGCAGACCCACTCCTCTCCTCAGGGCGACCAGGCTCGAGAAATTCCTGGACACCCCGGCCAAGATCTTCTACAAGTACGAGGGCGTGCTGCCGACCGGCAGCCACAAGATAAACACAGCCGTGCCCCAGGCGTTCTACAACGCGGCCGAGGGCGTGGAGAGACTCGTCACCGAGACGGGGGCAGGTCAGTGGGGCTCCGCCCTAAGCTTAGCCGGGGCCCTCTTCGGGGTGAAAGTGAGAGTCTACATGGTGAGGAGCAGCTACGAGCAGAAGCCGTATAGGCGCGTGTTGATGGAAGTCTACGGCGCCGAGGTCTTACCGAGTCCAAGCGAGAAGACCAGCTTCGGTCGGAGCCTACTAGCCAGCGACCCAAATCACCCCGGCTCGCTGGGGATCGCCATAGCTGAGGCCATCGAAGACGTACTGAGCGACGAGAGAGCGAGATATTCGCTAGGCTCGGTGCTCAATCACGTTCTCCTACATCAAACAGTCATTGGGCTGGAAGCCGCGGCTCAGATGACGGAGTTAGGCGAGTACCCCGATTACGTGGTCGGCTGCGTGGGAGGCGGCTCTAACTTCGCCGGCTTGGCCTACCCGTTCATGCGCGAGAGGCTCTCGGGCAAGAGCGACACGCGCTTCGTGGCCGTGGAGCCTAAGGCCTGCCCGAGCATGACCCGCGGCGTCTACGCCTACGATCACGGCGACTCGGCCGGTCTCACTCCGCTCATTAAGATGCACACCCTCGGTCACAAATACAGGGTGCCTCCCCTTCACGCCGGTGGGCTGAGGTATCACGGCGTGGCGCCCACGCTCTCCGTGCTCGTGGAGGAGGGCTACGTTAAGCCTGTCGCTTATCATCAGACCGAGGTTTTTGAGGCAGCCGTGACCTTCGCTAGATGCGAGGGCATAGTTCCCGCGCCCGAGAGCGCTCATGCCGTGAAGGCCGTCATAGATATTGCGCTAAGAGCGAAGCACGATAGAGAGAGCGTCTCCGTGCTCTTTAACCTGAGCGGCCACGGCCTCTTGGACCTGAGCGGGTATAACGACTTCGCCTCAGGGAGGCTCGCGGACTTCGAGCCGAGTGAGATAGACCTGAGCTACCTCCCAAAATTGCCGGGTTAG
- a CDS encoding DUF2070 family protein, with protein sequence MKIFERAYGALLGRVGRGFLFASGATLVAASVLRSTLAYGVELASLSVALLAGGGRIITLNRALKIALPLAAIASAVELFLGLETLRGYLLAANLASIVILSVNCSTPAFVSPSAMGALIFASKGEALYAALSLLLAPLPLVVRWGVARLSGLPAALCLFSGYLRSVVIEDASLFERECGPLLSRKKLSIHIFSLRGTSRELLLLVSDVHPGPFAGVGGALLVDALIREAKSSGRSVIFLHGIGSHENDPISRRQVHALVEKIFERAASLEHSKTRALRPLDIVEGKARVFALHLGVGPPLAVVSRAGKGMDDVPSDAPLVGSRGGLVVVEAQNGLGVEVDEELLGDIARGIERIRASLSPCSTFRAGFSEVPTEAVDPLGRELGPAGISALALECGDIRAGLVVIDGNNLDRGVYDRIVDRLKPLVDVVEVVTTDNHARVGWGGKRGYRVVGETIDAKTLSSACETALSRALSSLSDVEAAYSVLEIEMEVLGERGYELLARVAAKWKAVALFLMTLSAATLVPAIWAR encoded by the coding sequence TTGAAGATCTTCGAGAGGGCTTACGGGGCCCTCCTCGGCAGGGTCGGGAGGGGCTTCCTCTTCGCGAGCGGCGCCACGCTGGTGGCTGCCAGCGTTCTGCGCTCGACTCTGGCTTACGGGGTCGAGCTCGCATCGCTCTCGGTGGCTCTGCTCGCTGGAGGCGGGAGAATTATTACACTCAATAGAGCGCTCAAGATAGCCCTGCCCTTAGCGGCCATAGCCTCTGCAGTCGAATTGTTCCTCGGGTTGGAGACTCTACGAGGCTATCTTCTGGCGGCTAATCTGGCCTCCATCGTTATCTTGTCCGTGAATTGTAGCACTCCCGCCTTCGTCTCGCCCAGCGCCATGGGCGCTCTGATCTTCGCGAGCAAAGGTGAGGCGCTCTACGCAGCTCTGAGCCTGCTCCTGGCGCCGCTCCCCCTCGTGGTCAGATGGGGGGTAGCGAGGCTCTCGGGCCTGCCGGCCGCCCTGTGCCTGTTCTCGGGCTACCTGAGGTCCGTCGTGATCGAAGACGCCTCTCTCTTCGAGAGGGAGTGCGGGCCTCTTCTGTCGCGCAAGAAGCTCTCCATCCATATTTTCTCGCTACGAGGAACGTCGAGAGAGCTCCTGCTCCTCGTCTCCGACGTGCATCCCGGGCCCTTCGCTGGAGTGGGCGGAGCACTATTAGTCGATGCTCTGATCCGAGAGGCTAAATCGTCGGGGCGCTCCGTCATCTTCCTCCACGGCATCGGAAGTCACGAGAACGACCCCATATCGCGGCGTCAAGTCCACGCGCTCGTGGAGAAAATATTCGAGCGCGCGGCATCGCTTGAGCATTCGAAGACGCGCGCCTTGAGGCCTCTCGACATAGTCGAGGGGAAGGCGCGCGTCTTCGCCTTGCACCTCGGAGTCGGGCCTCCGCTGGCCGTGGTTAGCAGAGCCGGGAAAGGCATGGACGATGTACCCAGCGACGCGCCCCTCGTTGGATCGAGGGGCGGACTCGTCGTGGTCGAAGCACAGAACGGCCTGGGCGTCGAGGTCGATGAGGAGCTGCTCGGCGACATCGCCAGGGGCATCGAGAGGATCAGGGCCTCGCTATCTCCCTGCTCTACTTTCAGGGCAGGCTTCTCCGAGGTGCCCACCGAAGCCGTAGACCCGCTCGGAAGAGAGCTAGGGCCGGCCGGGATCTCGGCGCTCGCGCTCGAATGCGGTGACATTAGAGCTGGCCTCGTGGTAATTGACGGGAATAACCTCGACAGAGGGGTCTACGATCGAATAGTGGATAGGCTCAAACCCTTAGTCGACGTAGTCGAGGTGGTCACGACGGATAATCACGCTAGAGTCGGGTGGGGAGGGAAAAGAGGGTATAGAGTAGTGGGCGAGACCATCGATGCAAAGACCCTCTCTTCAGCTTGCGAGACTGCTCTCTCTCGAGCGCTAAGCTCCCTCAGCGATGTCGAGGCGGCGTACTCCGTGCTCGAGATCGAGATGGAGGTGCTCGGTGAAAGAGGTTACGAGCTCTTGGCGCGCGTAGCGGCCAAGTGGAAGGCGGTGGCGCTATTCTTGATGACGTTGAGCGCGGCCACGCTCGTGCCGGCGATCTGGGCTCGCTGA
- a CDS encoding glycerophosphodiester phosphodiesterase produces the protein MSSVMRALETRPFAVVGHRGAPAYEPENTVASFEKALQLGADLIECDIRLTRDGTPVVFHDEDLSRLVGIGARIADLTEHELRSYRVRGQPVPTLEELLGRLAGRAGVLAELKTLEAVESSLEVIKRLGAEKWTALISFAPEALERARILAPSIPRGLIYAKPLEAVRVCRAVGCEILLPRYNLVSPRMVSFAKKMRLKVVAWTVNSAELALKLYDAGVDGMATDDPALLVGVKSRLLTSSR, from the coding sequence ATGAGCTCTGTAATGAGAGCTCTCGAGACCAGGCCCTTTGCCGTGGTGGGCCACAGAGGAGCTCCAGCGTACGAGCCCGAGAACACCGTGGCCTCTTTCGAGAAGGCCCTCCAGCTTGGGGCGGATCTGATAGAATGCGACATTAGGCTCACGAGGGATGGCACCCCGGTCGTGTTCCACGATGAAGACCTCTCTAGGCTCGTGGGAATCGGGGCGAGAATCGCCGACCTCACGGAGCACGAGCTCAGATCTTACAGAGTAAGGGGTCAACCGGTACCGACGCTCGAGGAACTATTAGGGAGGCTAGCTGGAAGAGCGGGCGTGCTCGCGGAGCTCAAGACGCTCGAGGCAGTGGAGAGCTCACTCGAGGTGATAAAGAGGCTCGGCGCCGAGAAGTGGACCGCGTTAATCAGCTTCGCCCCGGAGGCGCTCGAGAGAGCTCGCATTTTAGCTCCATCGATACCGCGCGGTCTAATCTACGCTAAGCCGCTAGAGGCGGTCCGGGTCTGTCGAGCTGTCGGCTGCGAAATACTCCTGCCGCGTTATAATCTAGTCTCTCCGAGGATGGTCTCTTTCGCGAAGAAAATGCGCCTTAAGGTCGTCGCATGGACCGTTAACTCTGCCGAGCTCGCACTCAAACTCTACGATGCGGGAGTCGACGGAATGGCCACGGACGACCCGGCTCTACTCGTCGGAGTCAAAAGCAGGCTTTTGACATCGAGTAGGTGA
- a CDS encoding biotin transporter BioY produces the protein MSPTSRRGAISSLALVGQTERGALARRVLSHTVKVSIGVALLTLGAKARFVLPFTPIPFTLQTMALVLLVLALGRHALPASLAYLAAGLAGAPIFAYGGGLGYAASPTFGYIIGFVAASALGLVGAKMRSPLRLLLLAMAVNVVVYALGWGWLTAYMYLISGRNLVEAARVAAVEGVVPFVAWDALKALVAAQVYVAILRVGARAERLIKRVLLVRFARSR, from the coding sequence ATGTCGCCAACCTCGAGGAGAGGAGCCATCTCTAGCCTCGCGCTCGTCGGACAGACCGAGCGGGGGGCTCTTGCGCGACGCGTGCTCTCCCACACGGTCAAAGTGTCAATAGGCGTAGCTCTGCTCACGCTGGGAGCTAAGGCTCGCTTCGTGTTGCCGTTCACGCCGATCCCCTTCACGCTACAGACGATGGCTCTAGTACTCCTGGTGCTAGCCCTCGGCAGACACGCCCTGCCCGCGAGCCTCGCCTATCTCGCCGCGGGCTTGGCCGGCGCGCCGATCTTTGCCTACGGCGGTGGCCTGGGATACGCGGCCTCGCCCACTTTCGGCTACATCATAGGCTTCGTCGCCGCTTCTGCGCTCGGCCTAGTAGGCGCTAAGATGAGGAGTCCGCTGAGGCTCTTGCTCCTCGCCATGGCGGTCAACGTTGTCGTCTACGCGCTCGGCTGGGGGTGGCTGACTGCTTACATGTATTTGATCTCGGGGCGCAACCTCGTTGAGGCCGCTCGTGTCGCGGCGGTCGAGGGCGTGGTACCATTCGTGGCGTGGGATGCATTGAAAGCTCTCGTGGCCGCGCAGGTCTACGTAGCAATATTAAGGGTGGGCGCGCGAGCCGAGCGCCTGATTAAAAGAGTGTTACTGGTAAGATTTGCGCGCTCGCGATAA
- a CDS encoding ABC transporter substrate-binding protein, protein MLKQRSRGISQATIIAIAAVVIIAAVVAAYIAVKGPAAPSPTPTPTPTTPKPTPTPTPTPAPAPTKQIHEQVLYLISNDELTRIQMYKAGVCDIATITPARWKDVNGSPVDGHRLILEVDPSILRMTIQYVLFNTMREPFNITEVRQALSYAVPYDTIISQIFGGLYTGLYTIVPRGMFGWTEYGITKYTYDMAKATEIMNSLRAKGFDPSKYTIVIIYNLGNTARAQIAALLQNSWTQLGFKVLVEVYNWPQFLDKVDHFDYDVALLGWIPDYLDPDNYLMPFVWGGAEFSELKYYKGVSAAEVGNYLAKVERAIETEKFIVVVGPKGSGATYAGPTNKPLLVVSYVIDDEKTKENWEKPIAFVTIGAAGWKDVPVSALVKLSRTVIDPEAREAIINAAVRIFNNEAVMIMLGQQLGGRNYGSWVVGMYYPPTAFARYDLVWEKPDAPVRDTGVLGIKNDPKTFVYATIGWPDTFDPAKSYESFGWEIFWQTLSKPVTYYFEKTEPEPELAAAWAFSPDATELYLVIRGGVVAYDPWNNRTYPIDATDVLFSLWRVARLNLPGSAAWMITDFIDINASSVLTEDEFKEVLAKGLVTAYHGRGSEVKTLEELLSFFGYAGKTAGIVRLKLHFPYPPILHVLTTAVASVIPMEYALGANYAQALADSNNGKNPSAWAKYLVPGVDDPSHKLLRDKPVSTGPYYVADYKEDVYILLKLNPYYWNATYWQELYGYAPKR, encoded by the coding sequence ATGTTGAAACAAAGATCTAGAGGAATATCTCAGGCGACCATAATCGCCATAGCGGCTGTGGTCATAATCGCTGCCGTCGTGGCGGCCTACATCGCGGTTAAGGGTCCAGCCGCACCCTCGCCCACTCCAACGCCTACCCCCACGACCCCCAAGCCCACCCCCACCCCGACCCCGACGCCTGCGCCGGCCCCGACAAAACAAATCCACGAACAGGTCCTCTACTTGATATCGAACGACGAGTTGACTCGGATCCAGATGTACAAAGCTGGAGTCTGCGACATTGCGACGATCACTCCGGCTAGATGGAAAGACGTCAATGGCTCCCCCGTGGACGGTCACAGGCTCATCCTCGAGGTGGATCCCTCAATCCTTCGCATGACGATTCAGTACGTGCTCTTCAACACGATGAGAGAGCCCTTCAACATAACGGAGGTTAGGCAGGCTCTCTCCTACGCCGTGCCCTATGATACCATAATCAGCCAGATCTTCGGCGGCCTCTACACGGGCCTCTACACCATAGTACCGAGGGGTATGTTCGGCTGGACCGAGTACGGCATAACGAAGTACACCTATGACATGGCCAAGGCCACGGAGATCATGAACTCTCTCAGGGCGAAGGGATTTGATCCCTCGAAGTACACCATCGTGATAATCTACAATCTGGGCAACACGGCCAGAGCCCAAATAGCGGCCCTGCTCCAAAACTCGTGGACTCAGTTGGGCTTCAAGGTGCTAGTCGAGGTCTACAACTGGCCTCAGTTCCTCGACAAAGTCGATCACTTCGACTACGACGTGGCGTTGCTCGGGTGGATACCAGATTATCTCGACCCCGATAATTACCTCATGCCATTCGTGTGGGGAGGAGCCGAATTCTCCGAACTGAAATACTATAAAGGGGTTAGTGCTGCCGAAGTTGGCAATTACCTGGCCAAGGTCGAGAGGGCGATTGAGACCGAGAAGTTCATTGTGGTGGTCGGTCCTAAGGGGTCGGGAGCCACTTACGCCGGGCCAACGAACAAGCCTCTGCTTGTGGTCTCCTACGTAATTGACGATGAGAAGACGAAGGAGAATTGGGAGAAGCCCATCGCTTTCGTGACGATAGGCGCGGCCGGCTGGAAAGATGTGCCGGTGAGTGCTCTCGTTAAGCTCTCTAGGACCGTGATAGACCCGGAGGCTAGAGAGGCCATCATAAACGCGGCCGTCAGGATCTTCAACAACGAGGCGGTAATGATAATGTTGGGCCAGCAGCTGGGCGGCAGGAACTATGGTAGCTGGGTCGTTGGCATGTATTATCCGCCGACGGCCTTCGCCCGCTACGATCTCGTGTGGGAGAAGCCGGATGCCCCCGTGCGCGATACCGGAGTCCTCGGAATAAAGAATGACCCGAAGACCTTCGTCTATGCCACGATAGGTTGGCCCGACACATTCGATCCGGCCAAATCCTACGAGAGCTTCGGATGGGAGATATTCTGGCAGACTCTCAGCAAGCCCGTGACCTACTACTTCGAGAAGACGGAGCCCGAGCCGGAGCTAGCGGCGGCTTGGGCGTTTAGCCCCGACGCGACCGAGCTCTACTTAGTGATAAGAGGGGGAGTCGTGGCCTACGACCCGTGGAACAATAGGACCTATCCAATAGACGCCACCGACGTACTCTTCAGCCTATGGAGAGTGGCTAGGCTCAACCTGCCCGGCTCCGCTGCGTGGATGATAACGGACTTCATCGACATCAACGCGTCATCGGTGTTGACCGAAGACGAGTTCAAGGAGGTTCTCGCCAAGGGTCTTGTCACGGCGTACCACGGGAGGGGCAGTGAAGTCAAGACGTTGGAGGAACTGCTATCGTTCTTCGGATACGCGGGTAAGACTGCCGGGATCGTGAGACTCAAGCTGCACTTCCCGTACCCGCCAATACTCCACGTACTGACGACTGCGGTGGCCAGCGTCATACCCATGGAATACGCGCTCGGAGCAAACTACGCGCAAGCTCTGGCTGACTCTAACAACGGGAAGAACCCGAGCGCGTGGGCTAAGTACCTCGTGCCCGGCGTTGACGACCCGTCTCACAAGCTGCTGAGGGACAAACCCGTCTCGACCGGACCCTACTACGTGGCAGACTACAAGGAGGACGTCTATATACTGCTGAAACTCAACCCGTACTACTGGAATGCCACCTATTGGCAGGAGCTATACGGATACGCCCCCAAACGCTGA
- the ala gene encoding alanine dehydrogenase — protein MEKRFETLIISDEEVRSLVSVEDAMEPVETAFREKALGRAQMPPKVYLFYRKYDGDLRVMPSYLEELEVSAVKIVNVHVNNRRLGLPTVMAVVVLVEPATGFPLCIMGGSWLTAVRTGAAGGVAAKYLARPDSEVLAFIGAGTQARTQLEALRLVLRELREVRVYDVSKEAAEKFSSFASTIAEGARVVICDSPRAAVEEADLVVTATPSRKPIVSDEWVRKGTHFNCVGADAPGKQELDPRILLRAKIVVDDVEQAIHSGEINVPFSEGILRREHIYGELGEVVAGLKRGRESEDEITVFASTGLAVQDAVTAKLVYDRARSRGLGRALRLVV, from the coding sequence TTGGAGAAGAGATTCGAGACGTTGATCATCTCCGACGAAGAAGTCAGATCTCTCGTTAGCGTAGAGGACGCAATGGAACCCGTGGAGACGGCCTTCAGGGAGAAGGCTCTGGGGCGCGCGCAGATGCCGCCCAAGGTCTACCTGTTTTATCGCAAATATGACGGCGACCTAAGAGTTATGCCATCGTACCTAGAGGAGCTGGAGGTGTCGGCGGTTAAGATCGTCAATGTACACGTGAACAACAGAAGGCTCGGTCTGCCGACCGTTATGGCAGTAGTGGTGCTCGTTGAGCCGGCCACGGGCTTTCCGCTCTGCATCATGGGGGGCAGTTGGCTCACAGCCGTGAGGACCGGGGCGGCTGGCGGCGTAGCCGCTAAATACCTCGCCAGGCCGGACTCGGAGGTCCTCGCGTTCATTGGAGCGGGGACGCAGGCGAGGACCCAGCTCGAGGCTCTGAGGCTCGTGCTGAGAGAGCTGCGTGAGGTGAGAGTCTACGACGTCTCAAAGGAAGCCGCAGAGAAGTTCTCTTCGTTCGCGTCGACCATAGCTGAAGGAGCGCGCGTCGTGATTTGTGATTCCCCGAGAGCGGCGGTGGAAGAGGCCGACCTCGTGGTCACCGCCACTCCTTCGAGAAAGCCCATCGTGAGCGACGAGTGGGTTAGAAAGGGCACGCACTTCAACTGCGTAGGAGCCGATGCGCCCGGCAAGCAGGAGCTAGACCCGAGGATTCTCCTCCGCGCTAAGATAGTAGTCGACGATGTAGAGCAGGCCATCCACAGCGGCGAGATAAACGTGCCGTTCTCCGAGGGGATCCTGCGTCGTGAGCACATCTACGGGGAGCTCGGTGAGGTAGTTGCCGGTTTAAAGCGCGGTCGCGAGAGCGAGGACGAGATAACGGTCTTCGCCTCGACGGGCCTGGCCGTGCAGGACGCCGTGACTGCCAAGCTAGTTTACGATAGAGCGAGAAGCAGGGGTCTCGGCAGAGCTCTTAGGCTCGTCGTTTGA
- a CDS encoding alanyl-tRNA editing protein: protein MLFQEDSYLREFEAKVLSLEGNAVVLDETVFHPRPHGGLDCDVGELRSERGAAKVFEAIARGEDVLHVVDRPELFEPGQKVRGLIDWDRRYKMMRLHTAAHIFISILHGRYGALVTGGHVSPDYSRDDFDLELEDWRAAVKDAIEEVNEVAAKCVDVLVKWVSREEALAMPGIVKLAERLPPNVDKLRLVEIPGIDVQADGGPHVRNTCEVGEIVLLKTESRGRRRKRVYYTLKELADVVKV from the coding sequence CTGCTCTTCCAAGAGGACAGCTATCTGAGAGAGTTCGAGGCGAAGGTCCTCTCCCTAGAGGGCAACGCGGTAGTGCTCGATGAGACGGTATTCCACCCGAGACCACACGGAGGCTTAGACTGCGACGTCGGCGAGTTACGCTCGGAGAGGGGCGCGGCCAAGGTGTTCGAAGCAATAGCAAGAGGCGAAGACGTGCTCCACGTGGTCGACAGACCGGAGCTCTTCGAGCCGGGGCAGAAGGTGCGAGGTCTCATAGACTGGGACAGAAGATACAAGATGATGAGGCTCCACACGGCGGCGCACATCTTCATTTCGATTCTCCACGGAAGGTACGGAGCCCTCGTGACCGGGGGACATGTTTCGCCGGATTACTCGAGAGACGACTTCGACTTGGAGCTCGAGGACTGGAGGGCTGCCGTGAAGGACGCCATCGAAGAAGTCAACGAGGTGGCGGCTAAATGCGTCGACGTGCTCGTGAAATGGGTGAGCAGAGAGGAAGCTCTCGCCATGCCCGGGATCGTCAAGCTGGCCGAGAGGCTGCCTCCCAACGTCGATAAGCTCAGGCTGGTCGAGATACCGGGAATAGACGTACAAGCCGATGGAGGGCCCCACGTTCGCAACACTTGCGAGGTGGGCGAGATCGTTCTCCTCAAGACAGAGAGCCGCGGGAGGAGGAGAAAGAGGGTGTACTACACTTTGAAGGAGCTCGCCGACGTAGTTAAAGTGTAA